The genomic segment CTGAACGTCCCGGCGCTGTTTCCGGGCGGCACCACCGGCGAGTTCGCGCTGCTGACCCCCGGGGAACGTGAAGCGCTGCTCGAAGCGGTGGTGCGCGGCGTCCGCGCCAGCGGCGGCGCCGCGACGCAGATCATCGCCCACACCGGCGCGGCGACCCTGGATGAGGTGCTGCGCCTCAGCCGTCACGCCCAGGCCCAGGGGGTCCGGGCGGTGGCGGTCGTCACGCCCTACTACTACGGGTACGAGGATGAGGCGATCCTGGCGTTCTACCAGGCCGTCTGCCGGGCCCTGCCGGACCTCGCGGTCTACGCCTACACCATCCCGCAGCGCGCCGGAAACACCATGACGGCCGCCAGCGTGGCCGAGCTGGGCCGCGAGCCGAACTTCGCGGGCATCAAGGATTCCAGCGGCGACATGCACCGCCTGCTGGCGCTGATCGACGTGCCAGGCCTCAGCGTGCTGGCCGGCGCGGACGACCTGTGCTACCCGTTCATGGCCAGCGGCGGGCACGGCCTGGTGTCCGGCCCGGGCGGCGTGGTGCCGGAACTGTTCCAGGCGT from the Deinococcus taeanensis genome contains:
- a CDS encoding dihydrodipicolinate synthase family protein yields the protein MTHATPDSSAFHVRGLIVPIVTPYTPQGAVDLAQTEALAHFYARLNVPALFPGGTTGEFALLTPGEREALLEAVVRGVRASGGAATQIIAHTGAATLDEVLRLSRHAQAQGVRAVAVVTPYYYGYEDEAILAFYQAVCRALPDLAVYAYTIPQRAGNTMTAASVAELGREPNFAGIKDSSGDMHRLLALIDVPGLSVLAGADDLCYPFMASGGHGLVSGPGGVVPELFQAFFAALDAGQAARALALSRHIRTFSRIIRGGGRIDYLKAGLDWRGLSNGPSRPPLPNLGGAERRALTEQLSAFAQALAADGVPLTAAAVRDAVL